In a genomic window of Myxococcales bacterium:
- the eno gene encoding phosphopyruvate hydratase, producing MTDIVWIHAREVLDSRGNPTVEAEVGLDSGALGRAIVPSGASTGEHEALELRDGDAGRYLGKGVGKAVANIIETIAPELIGADAADQAAIDAAMCDLDGTAAKSVLGANAILAVSMATARAAAAAHELPLYRYLGGVGALTLPVPLMNIINGGAHADNALDIQEFMIVPAGFDRFDEALRAGVEVFHHLKAILKGQGLATNVGDEGGFAPAIDTADRALTTILEAIDRAGYKAGEQIFLALDVAASEFFDKAAGTYAYEGKRRTSAEMVELYASWTAKYPLVSIEDGLDQDDWAGWKALTDRLGGSTQLVGDDLFVTQTARLKRGIAEGIANSILVKVNQIGTLSETLDAVRTAQHARYTAVISHRSGETEDAFIADLAVATNAGQIKTGSASRSDRIAKYNQLLRIADELGDDARFGGAALFRR from the coding sequence ATGACCGACATCGTCTGGATCCACGCCCGCGAGGTCCTCGATTCGCGTGGCAACCCCACGGTCGAGGCCGAGGTCGGCCTCGACAGCGGCGCGCTCGGCCGCGCCATCGTCCCGTCCGGCGCCTCGACCGGCGAGCACGAGGCGCTCGAGCTGCGCGACGGCGACGCCGGCCGCTACCTCGGCAAGGGCGTCGGCAAGGCCGTCGCCAACATCATCGAGACGATCGCGCCCGAGCTGATCGGCGCCGACGCCGCCGACCAGGCCGCGATCGACGCCGCGATGTGCGACCTCGACGGCACCGCGGCCAAGAGCGTGCTGGGCGCCAACGCGATCCTGGCGGTGTCGATGGCCACGGCCCGGGCCGCGGCCGCGGCCCACGAGCTGCCGCTGTACCGCTACCTCGGCGGCGTCGGCGCGCTGACCCTGCCGGTGCCGCTGATGAACATCATCAACGGCGGCGCCCACGCCGACAACGCCCTCGACATCCAGGAGTTCATGATCGTGCCGGCCGGCTTCGACCGGTTCGACGAGGCGCTCCGGGCCGGGGTCGAGGTGTTCCACCACCTGAAGGCGATCCTCAAGGGTCAGGGCCTGGCCACCAACGTCGGCGACGAGGGCGGGTTCGCGCCCGCGATCGACACGGCCGATCGGGCCCTGACCACGATCCTCGAGGCGATCGACCGCGCCGGCTACAAGGCCGGCGAGCAGATCTTCCTCGCGCTCGACGTCGCCGCCTCGGAGTTCTTCGACAAGGCCGCCGGCACCTACGCCTACGAGGGCAAGCGGCGCACCTCGGCCGAGATGGTCGAGCTCTACGCCAGCTGGACCGCGAAGTACCCGCTGGTGTCGATCGAGGACGGCCTCGATCAGGACGACTGGGCCGGCTGGAAGGCGCTGACCGATCGCCTCGGCGGCTCGACCCAGCTGGTCGGCGACGATCTGTTCGTGACCCAGACCGCGCGGCTCAAGCGCGGCATCGCGGAGGGCATCGCCAACTCGATCCTGGTCAAGGTCAACCAGATCGGCACGCTGTCCGAGACCCTCGACGCGGTCCGCACCGCGCAGCACGCCCGCTACACCGCGGTCATCTCGCACCGCTCCGGCGAGACCGAGGACGCGTTCATCGCCGACCTCGCCGTCGCCACCAACGCCGGCCAGATCAAGACCGGCTCGGCGTCGCGCTCGGACCGGATCGCCAAGTACAACCAGCTCCTGCGCATCGCCGACGAGCTCGGCGACGACGCCCGCTTCGGCGGCGCGGCGCTGTTCCGGCGCTGA
- a CDS encoding acyl-CoA thioesterase, whose amino-acid sequence MIAHQRVIFGDTDQMGVVYYANYLRYFEGARAEYWRAQGRSYKDLEAAGVALPVIEAHCRYRRSAYYEDLLAIAVEVTELRGASLTFSYQVRRGDELCADGFTRHAVVGATGRPRALPDALRALLPVRSLPPA is encoded by the coding sequence ATGATCGCGCACCAGCGGGTCATCTTCGGCGACACCGACCAGATGGGCGTCGTCTACTACGCCAACTACCTGCGCTACTTCGAGGGCGCCCGCGCCGAGTACTGGCGGGCCCAGGGCCGGAGCTACAAGGATCTCGAGGCCGCCGGCGTGGCGCTGCCGGTGATCGAGGCCCACTGTCGCTACCGGCGCTCGGCGTACTACGAGGACCTGCTGGCGATCGCGGTCGAGGTGACCGAGCTGCGCGGGGCCTCGCTGACCTTCAGCTACCAGGTCCGCCGCGGCGACGAGCTGTGCGCGGACGGCTTCACCCGCCACGCGGTCGTCGGCGCCACCGGTCGGCCCCGGGCGCTGCCCGACGCGCTGCGCGCGCTGTTGCCGGTGCGGTCGCTGCCGCCGGCGTAG
- a CDS encoding nuclear transport factor 2 family protein → MWRAALACLVLATSACGGGGGGGKATTPAPGSIDAFTAVFRAVEQWRQGWEVRSMDALAPLYRHDDHTIVVYQGQAQIGWPQAETYLRRAVDGAREIHLTLDDGRVSALGDGGATFAARLTREISDGAVTVSDAGYLTLTFARSGEAWEIVAEHYSYRTGP, encoded by the coding sequence ATGTGGCGCGCAGCCCTGGCCTGCCTGGTCCTCGCGACCTCTGCCTGCGGCGGCGGCGGTGGCGGGGGCAAGGCCACGACCCCGGCCCCGGGCTCGATCGACGCGTTCACCGCGGTGTTCCGCGCGGTCGAGCAGTGGCGCCAGGGCTGGGAGGTGCGCAGCATGGACGCGCTGGCGCCGCTGTACCGCCACGACGACCACACGATCGTGGTCTACCAGGGACAGGCGCAGATCGGCTGGCCCCAGGCCGAGACCTACCTGCGCCGGGCCGTCGACGGCGCCCGGGAGATCCACCTCACGCTCGACGACGGCCGGGTGTCGGCGCTCGGCGACGGCGGCGCCACGTTCGCGGCCCGGCTGACCCGGGAGATCTCCGACGGCGCGGTCACCGTGTCGGACGCCGGCTACCTGACCTTGACGTTCGCCCGCTCGGGCGAGGCGTGGGAGATCGTGGCCGAGCACTACTCGTACCGGACCGGGCCGTGA
- a CDS encoding homoserine dehydrogenase, with protein MREIGVALLGLGNVGAGVVKLLEDNASAIGARLGGRLVVRAIAVRAPGKKKRLVEVDPALLTKDIAGAIARPDVDIVCELIGGDGEAKDAVMAAIAAGKHVVTANKLLLARHGTEVFAAAERHGVDVYYEAAVCGGVPIIRVLREGLASDRVEHFVGIVNGTSNYILSAMATGGRGFAEVLAEAQRLGYAEADPTLDVGGGDAAHKLAILCALCFGAALDADAIHCDPITALDAADFAYAAKFGYVIKPLAIGRDHPRGVEARVHPALVPARWLLADVTGAKNAVYVQSYALGPSMYYGAGAGMMPTAMAVVSDLIEISRNLRAQLTGVAPTRRHRALAPRPLLPMAEIRSRYFLRFSVADKPGVLGQLTTILGAHDVSIEQVVQEAPGDGAAPAQVFVVTHEAREGDVAVALAKIAALPVTLAPPRLIRIAA; from the coding sequence GTGCGCGAGATCGGCGTCGCGCTCCTGGGCCTCGGCAACGTCGGCGCCGGCGTCGTCAAGCTGCTCGAGGACAACGCCAGCGCGATCGGCGCCCGCCTCGGCGGCCGGCTGGTGGTGCGGGCGATCGCGGTGCGCGCGCCCGGCAAGAAGAAGCGCCTGGTCGAGGTCGATCCGGCGCTCCTGACCAAGGACATCGCCGGCGCGATCGCCCGGCCCGACGTCGACATCGTCTGCGAGCTGATCGGCGGCGACGGCGAGGCCAAGGACGCGGTGATGGCCGCGATCGCCGCCGGCAAGCACGTCGTCACCGCCAACAAGCTCCTGCTGGCGCGCCACGGCACCGAGGTCTTCGCCGCCGCCGAGCGCCACGGCGTCGACGTCTACTACGAGGCCGCGGTGTGCGGCGGCGTGCCGATCATCCGGGTGCTGCGCGAGGGCCTGGCCTCGGACCGGGTCGAGCACTTCGTCGGCATCGTCAACGGCACCTCGAACTACATCCTGTCGGCGATGGCCACCGGCGGCCGCGGCTTCGCCGAGGTCCTGGCCGAGGCCCAGCGGCTGGGCTACGCCGAGGCCGATCCGACCCTCGACGTCGGCGGCGGCGACGCCGCCCACAAGCTCGCGATCCTGTGCGCGCTGTGTTTCGGCGCCGCGCTCGACGCCGACGCGATCCACTGCGATCCGATCACCGCGCTCGACGCGGCCGACTTCGCCTACGCCGCCAAGTTCGGCTACGTGATCAAGCCGCTGGCGATCGGCCGCGACCACCCGCGCGGGGTCGAGGCCCGGGTCCACCCGGCGCTGGTGCCGGCCCGCTGGCTCCTGGCCGACGTCACCGGCGCCAAGAACGCGGTCTACGTCCAGAGCTACGCGCTGGGCCCGTCGATGTACTACGGCGCCGGCGCCGGCATGATGCCGACCGCGATGGCGGTGGTGTCGGACCTGATCGAGATCAGCCGCAACCTGCGCGCCCAGCTGACCGGCGTCGCCCCGACCCGGCGCCACCGCGCGCTGGCGCCGCGGCCGCTCCTGCCGATGGCCGAGATCCGCTCGCGCTACTTCCTGCGGTTCTCGGTCGCCGACAAGCCCGGCGTGCTCGGCCAGCTGACCACGATCCTCGGCGCCCACGACGTGTCGATCGAGCAGGTGGTGCAGGAGGCGCCCGGCGACGGCGCCGCGCCGGCCCAGGTGTTCGTGGTCACCCACGAGGCGCGCGAGGGCGACGTGGCCGTGGCGCTGGCCAAGATCGCGGCGCTGCCGGTGACGCTGGCGCCGCCGCGGCTGATCCGGATCGCCGCATGA
- a CDS encoding TetR family transcriptional regulator → MRASTRVQTPPAVRKAPARKAPARKQPQQARSKAMVDAIVDAAARVLRKHGYDDTTTNRVAEVAGVSVGSLYQYFPNKQALVHALIERHDAQMWAVFTDHLTAAIARPFAEAIPAIIDALFAAHLVDPALHRVLHEQIPRVGALTILHDTSERSRAVVEDLLRARGDQHRFAGDEATAALVMVEAVEALIHASIDLPPARAEAVQRHASVLVLGYLGAPG, encoded by the coding sequence ATGCGAGCATCTACTCGTGTTCAGACGCCGCCGGCCGTCCGCAAGGCCCCGGCGCGCAAGGCCCCGGCCCGCAAGCAGCCGCAGCAGGCGCGCTCGAAGGCGATGGTCGACGCGATCGTCGACGCGGCCGCGCGGGTGCTGCGCAAGCACGGCTACGACGACACCACGACCAACCGCGTCGCCGAGGTCGCGGGCGTCAGCGTCGGCTCGCTCTACCAGTACTTCCCCAACAAGCAGGCGCTGGTCCACGCGCTGATCGAGCGCCACGACGCCCAGATGTGGGCGGTGTTCACCGACCACCTGACCGCCGCGATCGCGCGCCCCTTCGCCGAGGCCATCCCCGCGATCATCGACGCGCTGTTCGCGGCCCACCTGGTCGATCCGGCGCTGCACCGGGTGCTGCACGAGCAGATCCCGCGGGTCGGCGCGCTGACGATCCTGCACGACACCAGCGAGCGCTCGCGGGCGGTGGTCGAGGATCTGCTCCGGGCCCGCGGCGACCAGCACCGGTTCGCCGGCGACGAGGCCACCGCGGCGCTGGTGATGGTCGAGGCGGTCGAGGCCTTGATCCACGCGTCGATCGACCTGCCGCCGGCGCGGGCCGAGGCGGTGCAGCGGCACGCGTCGGTGCTGGTCCTGGGCTATCTGGGCGCGCCCGGCTGA
- the queE gene encoding 7-carboxy-7-deazaguanine synthase, with product MYAVKELFLTLQGEGAHAGRAAVFVRFTGCNLWSGRAEDRARGAGGCAAWCDTDFVGTDGGGGGRFATADQLADAAAAAWGDRGAHAFVVCTGGEPLLQLDAALIDALHARGFEIAIETNGTQPIPAGVDWVCVSPKAGAALVVAGGDELKLVYPQPGQPAEVDPARLVALPFRHYFLQPRDGDERAATTAACVAYCRDHPPWRVSLQTHKLLRIP from the coding sequence GTGTACGCGGTCAAGGAGCTGTTCCTCACGCTGCAGGGCGAGGGCGCCCACGCCGGGCGCGCCGCGGTGTTCGTGCGCTTCACCGGGTGCAACCTGTGGTCGGGGCGGGCCGAGGATCGCGCGCGGGGCGCCGGCGGCTGCGCGGCCTGGTGCGACACCGACTTCGTCGGCACCGACGGCGGCGGCGGCGGGCGGTTCGCCACCGCCGACCAGCTCGCCGACGCGGCGGCCGCGGCCTGGGGCGATCGCGGCGCCCACGCCTTCGTCGTGTGCACCGGCGGCGAGCCGCTGCTGCAGCTCGACGCCGCGCTGATCGACGCGCTGCACGCGCGCGGGTTCGAGATCGCGATCGAGACCAACGGCACCCAGCCCATCCCCGCCGGCGTCGACTGGGTGTGCGTGAGCCCCAAGGCCGGCGCGGCGCTGGTGGTGGCCGGCGGCGACGAGCTCAAGCTGGTGTACCCGCAGCCGGGCCAGCCGGCCGAGGTCGATCCCGCGCGGCTCGTCGCCCTGCCCTTCCGCCACTACTTCCTGCAGCCGCGCGACGGCGACGAGCGCGCGGCCACGACCGCCGCCTGCGTCGCCTACTGCCGCGACCACCCGCCGTGGCGCGTGTCGCTGCAGACCCACAAGCTCCTGCGCATCCCGTGA
- a CDS encoding InlB B-repeat-containing protein — MRPYLVSLVAVLALAACGQVTPPISDAPMAPDASVDGMGDPPDGPSPDGAEPVPLTVAATGAGTVTSTPAGISCGATCSASFPAGSQVTLTATADAGNNFAGWTGACTGNQPTCTLTLAAATSVTASFAPVTFTVTTALVGNGAGTVTASPASLGLSCPPGCTATVAYDTPITLTATPTGSSLFVGWSGGTCTGTGPCTFNVRADVTINAAFALNYTLVVTRTGTGTGTVTSAPAGISCGADCDETYSANAMVTLTAAPDPSSTFAGWTGGGCTGTGACTVTMDAAKTVAAQFTLRQYVLTASVSGTGAGTITSNPVGIACGATCAATYDHGTMVALTATAGGTSAFTGWTGACSGVGACVVTMDQARSVGAIFTINSLALSVSKTGTGAGTVTSTPAGIACGATCTSSFNAGQMITLTAAPATGSTFTGWAGGGCSGVGGCTVTLTSSTTVTATFTLDRYTLTLAPLGTGAAYASITSAPAGINCGTDCAELYDHGTTVTLTASGGAGATFDGWPATSGCSGTGTCVVTIAAATTISPRFTLRQYTVTAAVAGAGTGTVTSSPSGISCPGTCARPTDYASTITLTATPSAGGHTFNGWSGAGCTGTGPCVITVTGAVTATATFGPPPNFAFVTSTTRTGNLGGLAGADAICQAAATAVNLAGTYRAWLSTSTVNASSRLAPASGWVRVDGKPFVNTVADLTSGRIFYPLVINERGGNIVGSTVWTGTSSSGVLSGTACTNWTDGTTAGLSASIGFNEYGTSGWTQNGGGACTGSQHLYCFGVDRTATVAPPPATAVRRAFVSSAAWLPNGGLAGADVLCASEASAAGLTGSFRALLATTGASAASRFSTAGNPWARVDDVVLAPTAAGFLGGAAAGPPTFWDAALNVTAARGYGFDRTWAGAATVQTAGTGTSCTGWSTVANTVFGAVGLAASTRTATAFANYTTSGGITTCDNAAHKIMCLQQ, encoded by the coding sequence ATGCGCCCGTACCTCGTCTCCCTCGTCGCCGTGCTGGCCCTGGCCGCGTGCGGTCAGGTCACTCCCCCGATCTCCGACGCGCCGATGGCGCCCGACGCGAGCGTCGACGGCATGGGCGATCCGCCCGACGGCCCGTCGCCCGACGGCGCCGAGCCGGTGCCCCTGACGGTGGCCGCGACCGGCGCCGGCACCGTCACCTCGACCCCGGCCGGCATCAGCTGCGGCGCCACCTGCAGCGCCAGCTTCCCCGCGGGCAGCCAGGTCACCCTGACCGCCACCGCCGACGCCGGCAACAACTTCGCCGGCTGGACCGGCGCCTGCACCGGCAACCAGCCGACCTGCACCCTGACCCTGGCGGCGGCCACCTCGGTGACCGCGTCCTTCGCGCCGGTCACCTTCACCGTGACCACGGCGCTGGTGGGCAACGGCGCCGGGACCGTGACCGCGAGCCCGGCCTCGCTCGGGCTCAGCTGCCCGCCCGGGTGCACCGCCACGGTCGCGTACGACACGCCGATCACCCTGACCGCGACCCCGACCGGCTCGTCGCTGTTCGTGGGCTGGAGCGGCGGCACCTGCACCGGCACCGGGCCGTGCACGTTCAACGTCCGCGCCGACGTCACGATCAACGCGGCCTTCGCGCTCAACTACACGCTGGTCGTGACCCGCACCGGCACCGGGACCGGCACCGTGACCTCGGCGCCGGCCGGCATCAGCTGCGGCGCCGACTGCGACGAGACCTACAGCGCCAACGCGATGGTCACGCTGACCGCGGCCCCGGACCCGTCGTCGACGTTCGCCGGCTGGACCGGCGGCGGCTGCACCGGCACCGGCGCGTGCACGGTGACCATGGACGCGGCCAAGACCGTGGCCGCGCAGTTCACGCTGCGGCAGTACGTGCTGACCGCCAGCGTCAGCGGCACCGGCGCCGGCACGATCACGTCGAACCCGGTCGGCATCGCGTGCGGCGCGACGTGCGCCGCCACCTACGACCACGGGACGATGGTCGCGCTCACCGCGACCGCCGGTGGCACCTCGGCGTTCACCGGCTGGACCGGCGCGTGCAGCGGCGTCGGGGCGTGCGTGGTCACGATGGACCAGGCGCGCTCGGTCGGCGCGATCTTCACGATCAACAGCCTGGCCCTGTCGGTGAGCAAGACCGGCACCGGCGCCGGCACCGTCACGTCGACGCCGGCGGGCATCGCCTGCGGCGCCACGTGTACCTCGTCGTTCAACGCTGGCCAGATGATCACGCTGACCGCGGCGCCGGCGACCGGCTCGACGTTCACCGGCTGGGCCGGCGGCGGCTGCAGCGGCGTCGGCGGGTGCACCGTCACGCTCACCAGCTCGACCACCGTGACCGCGACGTTCACGCTCGACCGCTACACCTTGACGCTGGCGCCGCTCGGCACCGGCGCCGCCTACGCCTCGATCACCTCGGCGCCGGCCGGGATCAACTGCGGCACCGACTGCGCCGAGCTCTACGACCACGGCACGACGGTCACGCTGACCGCCTCGGGCGGCGCCGGCGCGACCTTCGACGGCTGGCCGGCCACCAGCGGCTGCAGCGGCACCGGCACCTGCGTCGTGACGATCGCCGCCGCGACCACGATCAGCCCGCGGTTCACGCTGCGCCAGTACACCGTGACCGCGGCCGTGGCCGGGGCCGGGACCGGCACCGTCACCTCGAGCCCGAGCGGCATCAGCTGCCCGGGCACCTGCGCCCGCCCGACCGACTACGCCTCGACGATCACGCTCACGGCGACGCCGTCGGCCGGCGGCCACACGTTCAACGGCTGGTCGGGCGCGGGCTGCACCGGCACCGGCCCGTGCGTCATCACGGTCACCGGCGCGGTCACGGCCACCGCCACGTTCGGGCCGCCGCCGAACTTCGCGTTCGTGACCTCCACCACCCGGACCGGCAACCTCGGCGGCCTCGCCGGCGCCGACGCCATCTGCCAGGCCGCGGCCACCGCGGTCAACCTCGCTGGCACCTACCGCGCGTGGCTGTCGACCTCGACCGTCAACGCCTCGAGCCGGCTGGCGCCCGCGTCGGGCTGGGTCCGCGTCGACGGCAAGCCGTTCGTCAACACCGTCGCGGATCTGACCTCCGGACGGATCTTCTACCCGCTGGTGATCAACGAGCGCGGCGGCAACATCGTGGGCTCGACGGTGTGGACCGGGACCTCGTCGTCGGGCGTGCTCTCGGGCACGGCGTGCACCAACTGGACCGACGGGACCACCGCCGGGCTCAGCGCGTCGATCGGCTTCAACGAGTACGGCACCAGCGGCTGGACCCAGAACGGCGGCGGCGCGTGCACTGGCAGCCAGCACCTGTACTGCTTCGGCGTCGACCGGACCGCCACGGTGGCGCCGCCGCCGGCGACCGCGGTCCGGCGAGCGTTCGTGTCGAGCGCGGCGTGGCTGCCCAACGGCGGCCTGGCCGGCGCCGACGTGCTGTGCGCCAGCGAGGCGTCCGCGGCCGGCCTCACCGGCTCGTTCCGGGCGCTGCTCGCGACCACCGGCGCGTCGGCGGCGTCGCGGTTCTCGACCGCGGGCAACCCGTGGGCGCGCGTCGACGACGTCGTGCTGGCGCCCACCGCCGCTGGCTTCCTCGGCGGCGCCGCGGCCGGCCCGCCGACCTTCTGGGACGCCGCGCTCAACGTCACCGCCGCGCGCGGCTACGGCTTCGACCGCACGTGGGCCGGCGCCGCGACCGTGCAGACCGCCGGGACCGGCACCAGCTGCACCGGCTGGTCGACGGTCGCCAACACGGTGTTCGGCGCGGTCGGGCTGGCGGCGTCGACGCGCACCGCCACCGCGTTCGCGAACTACACCACCTCGGGCGGCATCACCACCTGCGACAACGCCGCCCACAAGATCATGTGCCTGCAGCAGTGA